A genomic stretch from Nerophis ophidion isolate RoL-2023_Sa linkage group LG14, RoL_Noph_v1.0, whole genome shotgun sequence includes:
- the LOC133568174 gene encoding zinc finger protein OZF-like: MLKELLRERLMAVADELFAMFERTTVSYEEELSRTKEDNEQLRQRLEAVCKTVDHTEDVQQEQSPALLVYVKEEEEPQPLHIKEEEQEPGLSHFEEQEPQPSNIKEEVEELCISQEKLCFLGEAEADLTKLPVRFEDKQPDSSRLHSSPREEKTRTEPSSSCSNQHMRTKADKDHCGGSQAPLSDQDTTSHVAEDEDMGTHTDNNQSECSKKKTRKKRLICCVCDKGFIKDSCLTQHMRRHTGEKSFGCSICDKQFSFQSNMLRHVRAHNKEKPFSCPDCGKSFYYKSDVTQHMRTHTGEKPFSCSICGKEFSDKRNMVSHMKRHTGEKPFSCSVCGKRFYQKTHEETHMRTHTGEKPFSCSVCDRTFSEKSKVTKHMTTHTGEKKFCCSICDKRFSRMAHVKSHMRTHTGEKTL; this comes from the exons atgttgaaagagttgTTAAGAGAGCGACTAATGGCGGTTGCTGATGAACTATTTGCCATGTTCGAAAGAACAACGGTGTcctacgaggaggaactttctcgAACAAAAGAGGACAACGAACAACTTCGACAGCGACTCGAAGCTGTTTGCAAGACAGTTGACCACACTGAAG ATGTCCAGCAAGAACAAAGCCCTGCTCTCCTTGTCTacgttaaagaggaagaggagccgCAGCCcctccacattaaagaggaagagcaGGAGCCAGGTCTTTCCCACTTTGAAGAgcaggagccacagccctccaaCATTAAAGAGGAAGTGGAGGAACTATGTATCAGTCAGGAGAAATTGTGTTTTCTAGGAGAGGCGGAGGCTGATCTCACCAAGTTACCTGTGAGGTTTGAAGACAAACAGCCTGACTCCTCCCGCCTTCATTCCAGTCCACGTGAGGAGAAGACAAGGACAGAGCCTTCAAGCAGTTGCTCAAATCAACACATGAGAACAAAAGCTGACaaagaccactgtggaggatcacaagcgcCACTGTCAGATCAAGACACAACATCACACGTTGCGGAGGATGAAGACATGGGTACTCACACCGACAACAATCAATCGGAATGCTCTAAAAAGAAGACCCGTAAAAAACGTTTGATCTGCTGCGTTTGTGACAAAGGTTTCATCAAAGACAGttgtttgactcaacacatgagaaggCACACAGGGGAAAAGTCTTTTGGATGCTCAATTTGTGACAAGCAGTTCTCTTTTCAAAGTAATATGTTAAGACACGTGAGAGCGCACAACAAGGAAAAACCATTCAGTTGCCCGGATTGCGGCAAGAGCTTTTATTACAAAAGCGACGTGACCcagcacatgagaacgcacaccggagaaaaaccgtTCAGTTGCTCCATTTGCGGTAAGGAATTTTCTGACAAAAGAAACATGGTGTCGCACATGAAAagacacaccggagagaaacctttcAGTTGCTCCGTCTGCGGCAAACGATTCTACCAAAAGACCCACGAAGAAacgcacatgagaacgcacaccggagagaaacctttcAGCTGCTCCGTTTGCGACAGGACCTTCTCTGAGAAAAGCAAAGTCACAAAACACATGACGACGCACACGGGGGAGAAGAAATTTTGCTGTTCAATTTGCGACAAAAGGTTTTCCAGAATGGCCCACGTGAAatcgcacatgagaacacacacaggagaaaaaacccTTTAG